GCGCCGCCCACAGCAAAACGCCGCCCAGCACGCCCCAAACGAGCCACATGCCGACCGGCAGCTCGTCGCACATCTCGCCCGGCGCCCGCCCGCGCCCGTCTTCACGCATCGATCCTCCGACCTCCGCATTGCTGGTCCTATCTTACCAGTATGCGGAAATCGGCAAAAAAGATACGCCCCTTCCGGCCGCATCAGCGCGGGAGCCGCATCGGCGCGAAAGCCGCATCGGACGCCGGCTTTCCCGTTCGCCGCGACTGCACCGGCCGCCTCGCCGTCGATCGCCCCTCGGAATCGTTTAATACGCGTTCCGGTCGCGGAACCCCCGGACGATCGTCAGCAAAATAATTTTCAAATCAAACAGAAACGTCCAATTCTCAATATAAAACAAATCGTGCCGGATGCGCTCCTCGATCGACGTGTCGCCGCGCAGCCCGTTCGTCTGCGCCCAGCCCGTAATGCCCGGCCGGATATAATGCTTCAGCATGTAGTTCGGAATCTCTTCCTTGAACTGCTCGACGAAATACGGCCGCTCCGGCCGCGGGCCGACAACGCTCATATGGCCCATCAGCACGTTGAAAAACTGCGGCAGTTCGTCCAAGCTCGTCCTGCGCAAGAAAGCGCCGAACCTCGTCCGCCGCGGGTCGTTTTCCACCGTCCACGTCGTGTCCGACTGTTCCCGCGGCATCACATGCATCGTCCGGAACTTGTACATGACGAACCGCCGCCGGTTCAGCCCGACCCGCTCCTGTCGGAACAGCACAGGCCCCGGGGACGTCAGCTTGATGCCGATCGCAATCAACAGCATGAGCGGCGCCGTCAGCACGATCACCGCCAGCGAAAAAACGATGTCGAACGCGCGCTTGAGCAGCCGGTTGCGGAAATCGTCCAGCGGAATGTTGCGCACGTTGATGATCGGAATCCCGGCGAAATTCTCGAAACTCGGCCGCGCCGGCAAATAATCGAAAAAGTCCGGAATGATGTGGACCTTGACGCCCGCCTTCTCGCACACCTCGACGATCCGCCCGATCTTGCGATGGACATCGAGCGGCAGCGCCACGATCACCTCGTCGACAAGCACCGTCTTCAGCACGTCCTCCAGCCGGTCGACCGGACCGAGAATCGGCGGCAAAGGCTCGTGCGCCGGTTCATGCCGGTCGAGAAAATCGTCGAGAAACCCGATCACCTCGTAACCGAGCTCCGGAAACTGCTGTAAGTTTTTGTAGAACCGTCGGCCGACCGAACCCGCGCCGACGATCAGCACGAACTGTTTGTTGTAGCCTTTTTTGCGGATCGTCTTGAGCGCCGTCTTCACCGCAAACCGGTACGCGCCGACGAACCCGACGCCCGCCGCGTAAAACATCGCCAGAAACGCCCGCGATACGTGCACTTCCTTTACCGCGAACAACAGCCCGAGCAGCAAAAGCATCGCGACCGCGTGCGTCTGCAGCGCCTTGTAAAGCTCGTACGCGAACCGTTTTCGACGCTTCGGCACATAAAACCGCCCGAAATACCCGACCGCCACCACCAATGCCGCATACACCGTCGACCAGAGAAAATAGGTCGAAAACGGCAGCGGCGTTCCATACCCGAGCCATCCGCTGCGGAACTTGACCCACCACGCCGCAAGGAACGCCGCCTCCACCGCCGCCGCGTCCGCCAACGCATAGAGAAACGCCAAATACCGCTGATGCTGCCGGATCACCGCCGACGCCCCCCCAGCCGCGCAAGAAAACCGTTTTTCACAAGCGCTCCCGCCAGCCGAACGCCGATGCCGAGCCCGACCAGCGCGTTCACGTAAAACGGATACCGCGCCGCAAAATGTTTTCGGTGAAACAGCCACATCGACCGGTGAAACTCCCGGATCACCCGCGCTGGCCTTCTTCCCCAGCTCGCCCGCTTGTAATGGACGATCGACGTGCGCGGCCAATAATGGATGTCCCAACCCGCCTGCCGGATCCGGAAACACCAGTCGACATCCTCACCGTACATGAAAAACCGCTCGTCCAGCAAACCGACCTGCCCGATCGTCTCCCGCCGCACGAGCATGAACGCGCCGACGAGACAATCGACCGGGTGATCGGTATCCGGATCGAGATGGCCGAGATGGTAGGCGTTGAACCGCGCCGACTTCGGAAATAGCCGCGCCAGGCCGAACACGTAGTAAAAGGACGCCGCCGGCGTCGGAAACCCGCGCCTGCACGCCTTGTCCAGCGACCCGTCGGGCAAGAGCACCTTGCAGCCGGCCGCTCCGACGCGCGGATGCGCTTCCATGAAATCCAGCATCGTCTCGAACGTGTCCGGCCGCACGACGGTATCGGAATTAAGCAGCAGGATGTATCGCCCCCGCGCCAGCCGGATCGCCTGGTTGTTCGCGCGCGCAAAGCCGACGTTCTTCGCGTTGCGGACGAGCCGCACTTCGGGAAACCGCGCCGCGATCGCCTCCGCACTGCCGTCCGTCGAGGCGTTGTCGACGACGATCACTTCGAAGCGGTAGCGGGTGTTCGACCGCAGCACCGATTCGACGGCGTTCGCGGTGAGTTCGCGCGTGTTGTGGGAGATGATGATGACGGAGAGGTCCATCGTTTTCATCCAAAACAAATCACCATATTTGATAAAATTATAACTCAATCCTTGACTTCGAAAATAAGAATATTCGACCTTACATTAGTTTGTAAATCCAATAAATATAGAGTAAACTTTCCGCTTTTTTCATAAAAATCTCTTGGAATACATGCCGTCACTAACTTACCATCTTCACTTACATATGTATCTAATTTTATATTATCAAGAAACAAAACTGATGTTGATGTGGCATTTTCTGAATGCACCCATATTGCGCTTTCGCCATTCGGTTGAACATTAAAAGGTCGTCCCTTGAAGATATCTTCTGGGCCATATTTATACAAAATTAATGGTTTATAATTTTTCTGAATTTCTTTCCTCAGATTTATAATTTCACACTCTTTCTTTTTTAACTGATCTAATAAATCTAGATTCCATTCCATAAGATCCTTTATTCTGTTAGGATTCCTATAATCAACTTTTTCAAGAAACTTTCTTCTTATTACCCTGTAAGACCTTATGTCTCCTTTCTTAAAATTATAAGAATTTAGAATATTCTTGTATAATATAAAAGCATTCCTCACATACTCTTTTTCACTGTTAATATTCCCTTCGATACTATAATCATCCTCTTCATTATATATTGAACTATTGATTCTTTCTCTTAGAGGAAGCAAACAATCTTTCGAAAATTCTTCTCCAATAAATTCTAAACATTTTTCAACTACGCTTTGAGGGTTACTCTCTAAATCCTCATGATATATTCTAAGAACTTTATTCGAACCAAAAGCTTGCTCGGCTAAAACACAATCCTCAATTAATCTCATCCAAGCTTGATAGGCCTCATCTTCCTTATAATTGATTCCACCAATAGTGCTAAAATTCATCAATGATTTTGCAACTTTTTTTGGGATTTCGTACAATATGTATAAATTTTGATTTTGGAAAGAGCATATTCAAACTGTATACATAATGTGAATTCTCGGGCGTTCCATCTACCCACCTCAGTTTTGGATCACCATGAGATCTAACAAGTCTAAAATTATCAGAGGGTATTATCTTCTTTTCGACAGCTTCTCTGTTCCCCATTTTGATCATATTTTCTTTATTACTTATTATGAAATTGTTTATATATTTTCCGAATTCTTCATAAAATTTCTTTCTTGAAATCCCTATTGAACTAAGATGAGAACGCATTCCGTTTATCGTCCCTATTTCATATAGATAATGCAAATCAATACTCAAACGATAAATCCAATTTGTTTCTTCTAAAGGAAGAATATTAGGATGCTGCCCCAACGCCCATGTTAATATGCTTGTTCCCGATCGGTACGCGCCAATAATAAAAATCGGTTCGGGTTTTCTTTCTAGTAAATTCACTTCTACGCACCTCCAAAACGTGAAGAAACAAAATCCCTCAGCGCCTCGCGCCAATGCCGCAAGTCCGGAAAGCCGTTCGTGCGGATGGCCATATGGTCCAGCACCGAATATTTCGGCCGAGGCGCGGGCCGCGGAAACTCGTCAGTCGTGCACGGCTCCACCCGTACGTGAAGATCGGCTTCCTCGAATATTGCTTTTGCGAACTCGTACCACGAACAGCTTCCCGCATTCGTCGCGTGATAGATGCCGTATCGGTCCGTAACGACGAGGCGTGCAAGAAAGTTCGCCAAGTCGACCGTATAAGTCGGCGAGCCGATCTGATCGTCGACGACGCGGATCACGTCGCGCTCCTGGGCAAGCCGCAGCATGGTTTTGACGAAATTTTGCCCGTGTGCGCCGTACACCCAGGCCGTCCGCACAATGAAAAACTTGCGGCACAATGCCTGAACGAACCATTCACCCGCCCGTTTTGACCGACCGTAGACGTTCACAGGGTTCGTGTCGTCGTACTCGCCGTACGGCCGACCTTTTCGGCCGTCGAAGACGTAATCCGTGCTGACGTAACAAAGCTTCGCGCCGACTTCTTCCGCCGCCATAGCGATATTGCGGGTGCCGTCGGCGTTGACCCGGAACGCCTCGTCCGGCTCGCTCTCCGCCCGGTCCACCGCCGTGTAGGCGGCGGCATGAACGACCACGTCCGGACGCACGCGCCTCAGCACATCGCGACAGGCGTCGGGATCGCGGACGTCGAGCGCTTCCCGCCCGAATCCGTACACCTCATGCTCGGCCGACAAGCGCCGGACCAAATCCCGGCCCAACTGTCCGTTCGCACCCGTGACGACGACTTTCATCCGGCATCCTCGGCCCAATCCATGCCGTATTGCTTTCGGTAATACTCTCGGTACGCCCCCGACCGGATGCGCTGCCACCATTCGCGGTTGTCCACGTACCACCGAATGGTGGCTTCAATGCCCTGCTCGAACGAATGCCTCGGCGCCCAGCCGAGCTCGCGCCGGATTTTACTTGCGTCGATGCCGTAGCGGCGATCGTGGCCGGGCCGGTCCGGAACGAACCGGATCAGCGATTCCGGCTTGCCGAGTGTTGCCAGCACGGTCCGCACCACCTCCAGATTCGTCCGCTCGTTGTTGCCGCCGATGTTGTACACTTCCCCGTCTTTGCCGCGATGGACGACCAGATCGATCGCCTCGCAGTGATCCTCCACATACAACCAGTCCCGCACGTGCAGACCGTCGCCGTACACGGGCAGCGGTTGATCCTCCAGGGCGTTGGTGATCATAAGCGGGATCAGCTTCTCCGGAAACTGATACGGCCCGTAATTGTTGGAACAGCGCGTAATGTTGACGGGCAGCCCGAACGTGTGATGGTAAGCCCGCACGAGCAGATCGGCGCCGGCCTTGCTCGCCGAATACGGACTGTTCGGGGCAAGCGGCGTTTCTTCCGTAAAAAGCCCCGTCTCGCCGAGCGAACCGTAGACTTCGTCCGTCGAAATCTGCACGAACTTTCGGACACCATAAGTTTTCGCAGCGTCGAGCAACACTTGAGTCCCCAGAACATTCGTCCGGACGAACACGTCCGGCTCCATAATGCTGCGGTCGACATGCGATTCCGCCGCGAAATTGACGACGACGTCGATCCGTTCTTCGCGAAAAAGCTCCTCCATCCGCCTGCGGTCGGCGATGTCCGCGTGCACGAATCGGTAGTTCGGATGCCGTTCCACCGCCTTCAGATTCTCCGGATTCCCGGCGTACGTCAGCGCATCGACGTTGACGATCCGGTAATCGGGATATCGACGCATCATGTAGAGGATGAAGTTGCTGCCGATAAAACCGGCGCCGCCAGTGACGAGCAGGTTCATGTTCCCGTCCCCTCAGAAATTGAGTTCCGCATCGCGCAGCAGCGGAAGCTTGCGGTCTTTATCTGACAAAATCGGTCGGCTCGTCGGCCAGTCGATGCCGAGCTCCGGATCGTCCCACCGGATGCCGCGGTCGTGCTCGGGTGAATAAAACTCATCCACTTTGTAGACGACTTCCGTATTCGGCACCAGCGTGCAAAAACCGTGGGCGAACCCTTTCGGCACGAACAGTTGCCGTTTGTTGTCCGCCGTCAGAATGAACCCCTGCCATCGGCCGAACGTGGGCGAGTTTCGGCGAAGGTCGACGACCACATCGTAGATCGCCCCCGCAACGACGCGGACAAGCTTGGCCTGGGCTTTCGGATTCAACTGATAATGCAGTCCCCGGATTACGCCCGCTTCGACCGAAAGCGAATGGTTGTCCTGAACGAATGTAACCTCTAGTCCCGCCGCCCTGAATTTGCCTTCATGATAACTCTCCATGAAAAAACCCCGGCTGTCGAGAAAGACGTCCGGTTCGATCAAGATAACGCCTTCCAGTTTGCCCCGAATGATGTTCATCTTTCCATCGAACTCCGTCAACTCTTAAATGTCCCGAATTCCTCGCCGAGCACGATATCCCGCGCCAACTCGTTGGCTTTAGCCCAGGACGCATGCGTGCCCGCGTCCGTCCACCATCCCTGTAAGATGTCATACGTCAATTCGTTTCGTTCGATATACGAATTGTTGACGTCTGTAATCTCCAATTCTCCTCGCGCCGAAGGTTTCAACGTTTTAATGATCTCAAAGACACGGCTGTCATACATGTATATGCCGGTGACGGCATAGCGGCTTTTCGGCCGCTCGGGTTTTTCTTCGATGGACACGATTTTGCCGTCTTTCAGTTCGGGAACCCCGAACCGCTGCGGGTCGGGCACTTCCTTGATCAGAATTTTGGCGCCCCGTTCCTGCCGCCTATATCTCTCGACGTAAGGCGCAATGCTGTCGGAAAACACGTTGTCGCCCAGAATCACGACCATCCGGTCCCCGGCAGCAAACTGCTCAGCCAATCCCAACGCCTGGGCGATTCCGCCGGCTTCGTCTTGAACCTTGTATGTAAACGAAACGCCGAACTCACGGCCGCTGCCGAGTAGGTTCACGACGTCGCCCATGTGTTCGCGCCCGGTGACCACCAGCTGATCTGTAATTCCCGCCTCTTTCAGCTTGGCGATCGCATGATAGATCATCGGATATCGACCCACGGGCAGCAAATGTTTATTCGTTACTTTCGTCAGCGGATATAATCGAGAACCCGTACCGCCGGCTAAAATGACGCCTTTCATTTGTAGAGCCTCCTGAATCCGCGCAAAAACTTGTTCTCGCGAAACGCCTCACTACACTGAATATGCTCAAAATCACTTTTTACCATGAAAATAACCCAATAAAGCTAGGATAATCTCTGCAAAAGAACCAAGTGATTGTTCAATTTCCAATAGGCGAGTCCGGTTGAGACGTTCCAGAAGAGATTGATTAAAAACGCTTTGACAACTGCAAGACCACCGTAGGTGATCAATAACAAACAATCTCGAATATAGGCCATCCGAAACAGGTTCCACTTCGCATTTAAGTAGGAGAAGGCATTCTAGTCAACAGATTCGCCTCGCATGACGATGAATCCTCCAAAGGAAAGCTGCTAATGGTCACGGATTCGCAGAACTCTTTATAAGCACTTATTTTTTTCATTTAAGCAATATTAATCTCTTTTATTCTAAAAAAGGATAAATATTATATTATTCCAGAATAACCATTCGAAAATGCAATTACGGCTAATCCTAAGAATGTTGAAAACATCAGAATAAATGAGTAATGCCAAAACTTATTCTTTCCAAAAATGCCAAAAATAATGAAAATAGGAAATATTACTAATAAATATCTCGATATAGACATAAAAGTATTAGTGGATAACGGAACTGCCAAAAGGAGCAGAGTATAAATACCAAAAGAAAAGCCCAAGTAACGAAATACAAAAGGTAGGAAAATTAAAAATAAAACGGTTAAAATAAAACTTATAGGACCAAAGTCGTTATTATAATGCCCCCAAATATATGGATTTCGTATGTAATCAAACACCGGTTCAAATGGAATAGAAAACTTTCTCCCCCAAGCTCTCTGAATATGAGAAAACGCTAATGGATCACCAGTCAACTTATAAAGATAAAGCATATAAATTCCGATCCCTAACGGAAACCCCAAAAGGGCGATCGCATTGAAGTTAATTCGTCTATTTCTTTTCCAATATATATATGCCAATGGGAATAAAAGTATAATCCCTTGCGGGCGTGACAATGATGCAAGAATACCAATTAACCCAACTGACCACCACTTCCCCGAATACGCTAAATAAAAACACATTACACTCAAAAGTAGAAAGACTGATTCTGTATAGACTGCAGAGAAAAACCAACTAGTTGGAAATATCAAAATGTACAAACATGCACGAAAAGCAACCCCACTGTCACTTAACATCTCTACCATTTTGTATAAAATATATAATCCAATGACGAGACATGTGTTTGAAATTATTGCTCCAGATAAGATTTTATCATTTAACGCTAAATCCAATAATCTTATCAAAATAGGAAATAAAGGAAAAAACGCCCAATTCGCTTGGTGAGGATGATTAGGACTAGGTTCTTCCATATACCCATTCTCAGCAATCCCTATATACCACATAGAATCATATCTAGCAAATATACCCATTATGCGGCTTTTTAAATCACCATGTCCTCCTGTCTTCTCGGGAAAAAAATAGGTTGATGCTAAAGCTGTAAGAAAAACCGAGAGTCGATTTAGCAAATACAAAAACAATATCTCCTTTAACCTATTCTCTTTGAAAACGCTTAGGTGTTTCATCTTAATCCCCTCATATTTTATAGAAATATGGACTCAAAACAATCACCGTATGATAAACAAGCCAACATATTTACATTTCAGGGTCACTTTGAAAAATCACTCTCTATTACTTTCAATGCTGCTTCCTCTGAAAAATAACGAATTATATATTTTCTTGATTTTATACTCAAATTATTAAGAAAATCATTACTTCTATACAATTCCACAAGCTTATCTGCAAACTTACTGCTATCATCTACTACAATTAAGTGATCCTCAATATCTGGTAGCCCTTCAGCTCCTATTGAAGTTGTAATAATAGGTATTTGATTGAATAACGCCTCCACCACTTTCCCCTTAACTCCAGCACCATATCGAAGAGGTACAACGGCTATCTTACATTTAGAATAATACTCTTTTAGTTGCTCTTCTGTTACAAATCCAGTAACAACTATGCTTTTTGAATGTAGCCTTTTTATAATATCAGGTGGATTAGATCCAATAATATAAAATTTTAAGTCAGGAATACTTCTTAACACTTTTGGCCAAATTTCATTAACAAACCAAAGAACTGCATCAATATTTGGTCTATGGTTAAACCCCCCAACGAACATTATATCTTTTCGATTTTCAAACGAAAGTTGATACTCTTCATGTGGTAAATCTTCAAAAATGTATACCGGTATAGCCTTAACATTTACATCAGGAAATTGCTCTTTAATTATTTTTACTTCAAAGAGTGAGGGGTAATAAACAACATCAGATTTTTTAAACAATTCACATTCCATTTCCTTCCATCTACCGGAGGATTTTAATAATTCTTTATTTTTTGTTATTTCATACTCCCGTAGCTCTCTCAGATAATGCAAATCATGACCATAGTATATTACTTTAGATGAAGTATATCTGCGTATCAAATCAATATATTTAATCGAAATATGTGGTCTATTCAAATAAGTAAAATCAATATATTGCCCATTCTCTTTTAGCCATTTTTCGATATGATCCTTATACCAATCCCCATAAAGAACTTCTACACCCATCTTTTGTAAGGAAGTTGTATATGGTTCATGCCTATAAAAATTATCCCCTATAAATTTTACGGTGTAACCTAATTTTACAAAAAGCTTTATGTATCCATATATAGATCTACTTCCTGCATCTTTATCAAAATGCGGAACATAATGATCAATTACTAAAATCGTTCTTTTGTTGCCACTCCGATCGCGTGCCAAAAATACATTTCTCCCATTTTCAAAATACTGGGTTTTCAAAATATCATTCCACTTCTCTACAAATTTCTCGCGATTTCTGATTTGATAGCTTTTAATCCCACTACTCATATCATTTCCATGCGAAACGCCTTCAAAATGAACTACTACAGACGTCGGTTGGTATACTACTTTATAACCATGCTTCCTTACCTCAAATGCCAAATCCGCATCCTCAAAATATGCCGGAGCATATCTCTCATCAAACCCTCCAATTTCTCTCCATAAATCAGCCCGAATCATAATCGCAGCTCCCGATATGTAATCGACCTCTTTCACATAATTATACTCAGGCTTTTCGGGATCATCATATCTGCCATAATTCCACCCAGTCCCGTCTCTCCATATTATACCTCCAGCTTCTTGTAATCTTCCATCCGGATAAATCAATTTGGAGCCGACTAAGCCGATCTTTGGATCACTTTCCATCAGCTCAATTAAGGAATCTAGCCATCCATTCTGGACATTCGTATCATTATTCAAAAAAACAATATAATTTCCTTTCGCATACTTAGACGCGTAATTACAATTCTTTAAAAAACCTTTATTTATTCCATTACGAATGACTCGTATGTTTTCTACATAATTTTCTATGTTCTTTGTTTCATCAGTTGATTCATCATCTGCAACAAGTACTTCATAACTTATATTTTGTGGAGTATTTTCAAGAATTGACTTTAAACATGATAACGTATAATTAAATTGATTGTACACGGGAACTATAATTGAAACCAATGGCTCGTCATGTTTAGGAAAAATCAATCTTTCTCGAAAAACACCCCCTCCCACTTTATTTAATCGAATTCCTTTTTTTGTAGATGAATGTAAATACCTTCTAAAATAAGCTTCAAATCGATTTTCAACATTCGATATCTTTTCCACCTTCATGTAATATACAAATTTTCTGAAATTCTGTTTGTTAATTAATTTTAAAAACTGCGGATTTTTAATGAAATAGACTAATATTTTTAGAAACAATCTCCTGATACTTTCTTTTGGAAAAAGAAGATCCCTCACCTTGTAATAAGCCCTTAATACTTTCCATCCATCTGATTTTAATATTTCTTCTAACATTCTCTCTTTTTCTGATAATTGTCTAATTGTGTTTTTTTGGCTTTCAATTAAGTGTTTGCTTTGTTCAAGTTCTGCATATATTGCTTTTTCTTTCTCTGATAAATCATTAATTCTTTTTCCCATAATTTCAATTTCTCTGTTTTTCAAACTTAATTCCTCAATTAATATTTGATTTATTGAATTTTTTCTATCTAATTCTCGTTGCAGCTGTTCTATACATTTGCCTTTCTCTTGAAATTCAGCGATAAGTATGTCATTCTTCTTGATTATTTCGTTCAGCTTTTGTATATGTGCATTTCGCGTTTCAACTTCATTTTGAAGAGAAATAATTCGGTCCATCAATTGACGATATTGAACATGTACATCGAATACAACAGAACTTATTCCACCTTCTTTTAAAGGGTATCGTCCACATACGCCAATAATATATTTTCCATCGTAAAAAACGTCACTATTTCCTCCCGCAAGTTCTGTAAGAGACTTATAATAACGTTCTTCTTTCTTTCCTATTACAGAAATAACTTCAAATTTTTGATAATAAAAGTCTACATGCGGAAAATACTTTTTGAGTATTTGATAAAATTCTTCTCTATTTAATTCTCTCTTATGAAATGAATTCTTGTTATTCCAAACATCTGTGTACCAGTACTTGTCCGGTGTTGAAATAATTAAAAAGCCATCCTCTCGAAGAACCCTTTTGACTTCAAGAAGAAAATTTTCTTGTTCTTCTTCATCAAGATGTTCGATAGTTTCGAATGAAACTACAACGTCAATAGACTGAGCAGGCAGTTCAGTTCTCTGAACTGGAGCGCAAATAAACTCCAAGTTAGATGCTTTATAAGTTAATTCTGCATGACTAATCGTTTCACTATCAATATCAATTCCATAAACTTTAGTAGCATATTGAGCAATTAAAGCCGCTCCATACCCTTCTCCGCATGCAGCATCAAGCACTACTTTATTTTTTACCAAAGGTAATATAGACATATACCTTTGAAGATGTTCAACTTCCATTTGTCTATCAGCCACGTTAGGAATATATCTTTCACCTGTGAATTTCACGTTTCTACACCCATCCTTTCACAAATCTTTTCACATTCAACATCATCTAAAAAGAGATATCCTTGCAAATGATATCTTTTATTTTTTCCCAACACTTGGAAAATCAATGCGTCATGAACCCAACAATGTTGGACATGCTCCTCCTGTGTTCCAGATGCTATAGCAGGAGAAATCGTATATACCCCTTTGTTCAAATTCGGCATAGTAAATGTGAAACGAAACACAGAAATTGAGTTCTTCGTTAAATCCTCTAATTTCTTACCTATAACGAAACTATTGCATTGAGTAACGATGTTTCCGATCCGATCCTTCAACGTTAAGCCAACAATTGGATTTTTAATATACTCATTCGCTTGAATTTTTAAAATAACATCAATTGATTGCCCCGGGTCTACGACTGCAATCTTTTCCTTCGTTTTTGCATCGAGCATGGATATTCCTACAATTTTTGCTTTTCCATCCCCGTGAACATCCACATTATTGGGAATACAGTCAATCTCTTCACCTAAGGTTTCCTTTTCTTCTACCCATTTGTTTGCTTTGCTCTCAATATACCTAACCAAAGTCGAGCCCGTCATGTATGCCTGATATTTCTTAGTTACCTCCTTAGGATGACCCTCGTCAACAATCCTACCGTCATTCATCCAGATAGCACGATCACAATAATTAACAATAGCGTTTATATCATGTGATACTAAGAGTATGGTCTTTGACTTTCTAAATTCCTCCATTTTTCGGAAGCATTTTTGCTGAAATCGCATATCTCCCACACTCAGCGCTTCATCAATAACCAGAATATCAGGATCGACATTAATCGCAACGGCAAATGCCAACCTAATAAACATACCGCTAGAGTACGTTTTAACAGGCTGATGGATAAAATCCCCAATATCCGCAAAACGAACGATTTCATCTAACCTGCTCTCCATTTCCCTCCTGTTGTATCCATACATCGTTCCGATCAAAAAAATATTCTTTATTCCACTATATTCAGGATGAAAGCCAGCTCCCAATTCCAACAAAGCAGAAAGTTTCCCTTTAACTTCAATAACGCCTTCACTTGGTGTGATAACCCCTGTGATCATTTTAAGTAGAGTAGACTTTCCAGATCCATTTCTCCCAACGATCCCAACTGTTTCGCCTTTCCTTACTTTAAACGAAACTCGATGTACAGCATCGAACTTTTTATGATACTTCTTTCCAAATGGGTGGATGGCTTCCTTCAATCGATCAATCGGTTTCTCATAAAGTTTATAAGTTTTTGTTAGATTCTCAACTCTGATAACAACAGCCTCCTCCATTTTGCTCACCTCACAGTAGGTCTGCAAAATGTGGTCTTAATCGTTTGAAAAGCAGACCTCCAACAGTTAAGCAAACAAACGTCATTATCCAATAAAATACTGTTTGAAAACCGCGCTCCCAGAACCATATATGATAAATTAAACTATCTCTATATCCTTCCACAATATAAAACATCGGATTAAACATATATATAATCCTGTATTTTTCGGGAACAACTTTCAATGAGTAAAAAATAGGTG
The DNA window shown above is from Candidatus Reconcilbacillus cellulovorans and carries:
- a CDS encoding ABC transporter ATP-binding protein, with protein sequence MEEAVVIRVENLTKTYKLYEKPIDRLKEAIHPFGKKYHKKFDAVHRVSFKVRKGETVGIVGRNGSGKSTLLKMITGVITPSEGVIEVKGKLSALLELGAGFHPEYSGIKNIFLIGTMYGYNRREMESRLDEIVRFADIGDFIHQPVKTYSSGMFIRLAFAVAINVDPDILVIDEALSVGDMRFQQKCFRKMEEFRKSKTILLVSHDINAIVNYCDRAIWMNDGRIVDEGHPKEVTKKYQAYMTGSTLVRYIESKANKWVEEKETLGEEIDCIPNNVDVHGDGKAKIVGISMLDAKTKEKIAVVDPGQSIDVILKIQANEYIKNPIVGLTLKDRIGNIVTQCNSFVIGKKLEDLTKNSISVFRFTFTMPNLNKGVYTISPAIASGTQEEHVQHCWVHDALIFQVLGKNKRYHLQGYLFLDDVECEKICERMGVET
- a CDS encoding glycosyl transferase family 2 translates to MKFTGERYIPNVADRQMEVEHLQRYMSILPLVKNKVVLDAACGEGYGAALIAQYATKVYGIDIDSETISHAELTYKASNLEFICAPVQRTELPAQSIDVVVSFETIEHLDEEEQENFLLEVKRVLREDGFLIISTPDKYWYTDVWNNKNSFHKRELNREEFYQILKKYFPHVDFYYQKFEVISVIGKKEERYYKSLTELAGGNSDVFYDGKYIIGVCGRYPLKEGGISSVVFDVHVQYRQLMDRIISLQNEVETRNAHIQKLNEIIKKNDILIAEFQEKGKCIEQLQRELDRKNSINQILIEELSLKNREIEIMGKRINDLSEKEKAIYAELEQSKHLIESQKNTIRQLSEKERMLEEILKSDGWKVLRAYYKVRDLLFPKESIRRLFLKILVYFIKNPQFLKLINKQNFRKFVYYMKVEKISNVENRFEAYFRRYLHSSTKKGIRLNKVGGGVFRERLIFPKHDEPLVSIIVPVYNQFNYTLSCLKSILENTPQNISYEVLVADDESTDETKNIENYVENIRVIRNGINKGFLKNCNYASKYAKGNYIVFLNNDTNVQNGWLDSLIELMESDPKIGLVGSKLIYPDGRLQEAGGIIWRDGTGWNYGRYDDPEKPEYNYVKEVDYISGAAIMIRADLWREIGGFDERYAPAYFEDADLAFEVRKHGYKVVYQPTSVVVHFEGVSHGNDMSSGIKSYQIRNREKFVEKWNDILKTQYFENGRNVFLARDRSGNKRTILVIDHYVPHFDKDAGSRSIYGYIKLFVKLGYTVKFIGDNFYRHEPYTTSLQKMGVEVLYGDWYKDHIEKWLKENGQYIDFTYLNRPHISIKYIDLIRRYTSSKVIYYGHDLHYLRELREYEITKNKELLKSSGRWKEMECELFKKSDVVYYPSLFEVKIIKEQFPDVNVKAIPVYIFEDLPHEEYQLSFENRKDIMFVGGFNHRPNIDAVLWFVNEIWPKVLRSIPDLKFYIIGSNPPDIIKRLHSKSIVVTGFVTEEQLKEYYSKCKIAVVPLRYGAGVKGKVVEALFNQIPIITTSIGAEGLPDIEDHLIVVDDSSKFADKLVELYRSNDFLNNLSIKSRKYIIRYFSEEAALKVIESDFSK